Genomic segment of Tamandua tetradactyla isolate mTamTet1 chromosome 1, mTamTet1.pri, whole genome shotgun sequence:
gattggaaCCATGTTACcacgtcaagaatgtttgtatgtcaagaatgtatgtttgttcgttgtttataataaaagtatttttaaaaatgatcatggtgatgaatacacaaccatgtcatgatactgtgagccattgattgtaccatgtatagaatgtttgtatgttaagaatgtttgtatgtttctatgttaggttttagcaataaaaatatttttttaaaaaagaacctggcttttctggggtacataacagtttcaaaccagcacaccatggtaaattatttttttctaattttattttcaagtggtttttgtttaattataagaaaacttAGCTCTTTTTCTATTATATGATTTGCAAAATTTTTCCCTCggtcacttttttttaaactttggttttgattttgaacttattttgttttctggcatTCAGAAATGAAGTCTAATCTATCAATCTGTTATGCCTTCTGAGTTTTCCCCACTCTTTgagattatttttcaaagaaattctcccatgttttcttctgctGAACCTTGCTTTTTCAGCACTGTATCTTAGAGATTATTCCAAATCAGTATGAAAATTTTCTGGAAacgatttgcaaatattttccaaattgtgtCATGTTATTTCCTGTGTCATGTTATTACCTGGCTCGTGTTATTTAAGCCTGTAGTTTAATTAGGCTTGCTAAAATTGCAAGAATCTTTTGAGGAGCAGaagtttttgattttgatgaagtccaatttaccaATTGTTTCTTTTATGGATTATGCTTTTGGTTTAAACCTGAGCGTTAAATGCTTTGGATAATATTATAAatggtactttttaaaatttcgatttctaattgttcattgctaagATATAGAAATACTCTTTATTTCTGTGTACTAGCACTTGAATATTTACCTTATATTGTTCAGCCTTGCTAAATTCACATATTAGTTCTAGTCAcattttttgtagattctttgggatATTCTTTATAGATGTTGTTtgcaaataaagacagttttacttcttcctttccaattttataccttttatttcttttgcttgccctATCCGACTGGCTAGAATCTTCAGTACAGTGTGACTCGAAGTGGAAAGATCAGATAtccttgttttattcctgatcttaggggcgaaacgttcagtctttcaccattaagtatgatgttagctggaGGCTCTTTGTAGataccctttatcaggttgagggaAAAACCTTCTATGCATAGTTTGCTCAGCCTGTTAATCATGattggatgttgaattttgtctagtgcctttctgcatcttttgagatgatcatatatgatttttcttcgGTGTACGTGGtgaattacactgattgattttcaaatgctgAACCCGCCACCTGGTAGTCCTAGGATAACCCCCACTTGATCATATAAATACGTGTATGTATATATGCCCGTGTGTATATGTAGTTAAATTAGGCTTGCTAAAATTGCATAAGAATGCTTATGTCAGTGTTCATGAAGGATCTTGGTCTGCGGTTGTTTCTGTTCCCTCCCCCAGCATGGCTTCAGACACTGCTTGCTTGAAAGGCTGCTCCACGCGGTGCCTGGCTGAGGATGCTGAGAAAGATTTTGAGGAGGAGGAAGACCAGGAAGAGGATGAAGAAGACCAGgaagatgaagaggaggaagaagacgAGAAAAAAGTGGAGCTCATATACCCTCCAGTCACATTGTCTCCAGACCTCATGGAATTTGAACGGTGTGAAGAGCTGGGTGGGGCTGCTCAGCGCACCAGAGACAcgtggggcgggggcggggctccAGCTGCGACCCTCGCTCCCCTCTCAGACCACGCCCTCTGGAAATTCTGCAATATAAATTGCAGAAGCTCCAGAATTTCCGCACAGGAGGGGCTTGATAAGTGGTTGGCAAGGGACCAGAGAAATAGTCTTGAAGCTACATTTCCGTAGCGTGTACCCTGTTTTTCTGTAGACCGGGTGTTTATTTGGGGTACCACTGCAGAAAGGGTTGATGAGGATGACAGGGGCTGAAGCACCCCAAAAAACCCTACTCCCTGCAAGTCTGCTTTTGGCAGCATTACTGGTCTGGTATTAAGAAGGACCAGATGGCTGACTCAGACTTCCGTTGCCACTGACTCCCCCTCTGCCTCATGATCCTGCAGCAGCCACGTTGGTTTCCACAGGCATTGGCCGGATAGAAGGAAACATTCCACAGCTGAACCTGGTTTACAGGCCCCAAATTAAAGCAGAAGTCTATCATTCCTGCACCTGCATGGGCTCAGAATGTTAAGATAGTTTCTGAAGCCATGAGAACTGAGCCAGCTGCATctcccatcttttcttttctaggGTAGAGAGCTTCTTGTGGGCATTGGGAGGACTTGGGAAGGGACCCCAAAGCACAAAGTGAGTTTATTCATGGCCCCAAGAAAGCTTCTGCTCTCCAAGGGTCTGGAGCACACGCAGATTCATAAGCCAAACCCCTGGTAAAGCCCAGAGCTGACCTGACCTCAGGCCCATCAGTTCTATGGACGTGTGAAATCCTGAGGAGGTGGTTTCTGGGAGGGACCTTCAGCCACCAGCTTCAGGTATGAGAGACGGTGCCATTTCTGTTTCAGGTACCTCAAGTTTTACAAGCAGACGATGGACCTTCTGACTGGGAAAGGGATTGTCTCCTCCCAGGAGGCAATGCTCCCCATTGTCTCGGCTGCCATCTCCCACTTGTGGCAAAACCTATCTGAAGAGAAGAAAGCCAATCTCCTGCTGGCCTGGGCCCAGCAATACGGTGACCTCCCGGGCCTCGAAGAGGCCTATCAGAAGCCAGCCTGTACCGAGGGCAGCCTGAAGGACAGTGGAGTGGACAGCCAAGGGGCCAGCTGCTCGCTCATCTCCACCCCCGAGGAGGTAGGCTGACCCTGTCAGCACGGGATGGTGGGGTGGGCAGAAATGACTCTGTATCACCCTCGGCCCAGAGACATCTGTGATTTGCTCAGGGTAATTTAGCAAGTGGGAGATGCTGTTTGGATTCTGGCTTATACCATAGGTTTCTAGTTTCCCTGACATAATCTCCACAACCACAGaacagcatttctttttcttctgtttcatgaCCTTTCTATGGGGCTTATAGAAGAGAAGGTTTAGAAGGTTGTATCAGTTGGGATTCTTTTGGCTGCAAGTTGCTAAattattaaaacatgaaaaaattcacAACTTAAATCAAGGAAGGTCCAGGGGACACTTGGGTTCTTCCCCTCTCTCTGATCTGCTGCATCTGAAGGCTGGTTTCTCATACTTCACACTTCTCCTCGCTCCTGGCCGTGGGATGGCAGCTGATAGTAATCGTTCTCCCTCCTTTACATCAGGTAAGAGAGAAGTATTTCCTGTCCCTTTGACTtaagaatcaaagaaaacttttccAGAAGCTTCCAACATACCTCTCTTCCCTCTCACTGGGCAGGCTGCCAGATTTTTGAGCCACTGACTGACTGGCAATGGAGGTAGGATTGCATTTGGACCGCTTAGGCTCAGGCCCGGTCCTCAAGAGCAGGTTGGTTCCTGCCCCAGAGAGTACATGCTCACATGCTAGCCGTGAGTGAAGAGGGTGGGGTGTGCATTGAGGAGGCAGCAGCCACTACCACTCTCAATGCGCTTGTCAGCTTTTAGGTCGCTGGATCACCGTGGACTGCAGAGCAGAGCTTCAGGTGCCACGTGCAGTAGCCGAGACCTGAGATCAAAGCAGAGCCCCCCGCTGCTCTTCCTAAATGCGGACGGCCTCAGAAACCCCTTAGACACCCAGGCTGCTCCTGTCCTCCGTCCTCTAGCCCAGGGGCAGGATGATTCTTGGCTTTCTGTGCCTGTCCTGGGCTCCTAATGATATTTCACCTCCACGACCTCTACCTGTCAATGCCATCCCCTTGCCCTGGCTTTCCAGACGTCCCTTAGTGATATTGCGCTTTTGAGGAGATGGTCGTGCTAGCCCAGAAAGTCTCCAAGTGTCTTTGACTCTGGGGGGTTCGGCCCCAGAACACCCCCATCCTCCAGGAGGCTTCCTGGACATCAGGTccaagcctggagagaagcagAGACGTCACCCAGTCCAGGCCctccagtttacagatgagacCCCAAGAGTGGTGGGACTCATTGGAGGCAGGGGGACCCTAGTTCCTGTTCAGGGGTTGTGTCTCTTTCATTGCACATGTTTTCAAATCTCTCTGTCCCTTTGATCACATGTTTATATCAATCCTCCATTATCTTCCCTGATGCTTCTCAGCTACGTCGCCCCTGGAGTTAAGCAAAAATGCAGGTACCTGGCTCTTGCCTCAGAGCCACTGACTTAGAATCCCTGAGGGTGGGGCCTCAGAATCTGCATGCCCTCTTGGGATGAGGTGTTAAGGAGAAAGCCATTCTCCTCATCTCTCCCCTAGCAGCCTAGAGCAAGCGTCAAACTGTAAAATTATTTCTGAGACCTGAAGTTCTGTGCTTTCTTTCAGGTCCTTTTTGAAGATGCCTTTGATGTGGCAAGTTTCCTGGACAAAAGTGAGGTTCCAGGTACATCTAGCTCCAGGTGAGGTGGCAAAGATTCCTTGGAAGGaggtgtgagcatgtgtgtatgtgagtgtgtgagtgtgtgtatgagtgAGTGTGAGTGAGAGCAAGTAAGTGTATGAATATGTGTATGAGTGAGTGTATGTGTGAGAGCATGAGAGGGtgtacaagtgtgtgtgtgtaagcatgTATAAGTGAGCATGAGTGAGTGTGTGGgcatgtatgagtgtgtgtgcatgtgtgcagatgCAGGCATGTACCcctgctgagatttttttttttgtatgctgtatggtgggggtcacatttcattctgagagtatcttgttattgcagcatcatttattgaatttttttttttctggtttgctttttggggaagtgcatggaccgggaatcaaacccaggtctccagcagggcaggcaagaattctaccactgacctacccttgcaccccctgctgGGATATTTTGGGAGCTTTCCCCTGCAGTCCCAGAGGGGGTTGTAATACAATGGAACTTCTTGGAGATATCCTTTTATCTGTGATTTGAACTGGGCTGGTCCTAAGATTGTGCCATTGCCCTGGGGATGACATTGTATAGGGCTCCCTCagagtagaaaatattttcatcctgGCCCAGGGCTGGGACCAACAGGTAATTGGCAGGTAACAGCTCAATATTGTGAAAACATCTGTTCCTTTTGTGCGGTTCCTGAGTCAGCAGCCTTTTGGTAGGCTATGGTAGTGGGCCTGGTCCAAAAGCTTGGCAGGGCCTCTGGGGCAGGGAGAACCTGGGCCAACGTAGAAACAGGCTTATGCCCTGAGCATAGGACAGTCTGTGGACTGTGCAAAGGGAAGTGCGTCGACTTCCCTTTGGGAAGCTGCTTCTGGTGGGACTGATGGGAACTGATGTGGAAAGAAAGAGGATGGGATGGTTGACCCCATGAAATGAGAAAACACAAGATAGGATATAGGAAGATTTCAAAACAAGAAGCTAAATTTGTACTAGTGGGGCATTTTCCCAGAGAGTGCTAGGTTCCCTTGCTGCTTTTCTTGAAACGCTGTGGCCTTACAACGTGAGGGACAGGCCCAACAGATACCTGTGCTTGTGCCATGGATGAAAAGAAGCCTGAAAATTTGGCTTTTCTGCCTTGGGAGTGAGTGACATTCACATCCTCATGAGTCCTGAATATTTGCCACAGTCCCGTCCTGGGACTAtcagttttggtttgctaaaggtgctggtatgcaatatatcagaaatggattggcttttataaaggggatttattaagtcacaagtaacaattctaaggccatgaaaatgtccaaattaaggcaccaataacagtgtaccttctcagaggaaaggcagcatccgagttcctctgtcacatgggaagcacgtagcgacatctgctggccctcacttagcttctctggggcaaactctggatttcatctctttgcttagtatctccaaatatctgtgtcttggtttcattccTCTGCTCTCCGTGtcagttctgagctctctctctctctctctctctctctgagctcttttAAGGGTTCTAGTAAactaactaagacccaccttgaatgggcaggagtcccaactccatggaaataatctaatcaaaaggtcatagccacaattgggtttgtcatatctccatggaaacaacctaatcaaaagatcccagccaacagtaggtctgcccccaggagactggattaggattaaaagaatatggcttttctggggttcacaatagtttcaaaccagcacaccatccaaaCACAAGCATCTCTGTTAACTTGGCCATCTTCAGGCAGTGATTCAGGCTAATCAGCCTTCAGCATTTTCCCCTCTGCTTTGCTAGCTCCACTGAGATAGATCTGGGAAGAAGTGAGATTTACACACCAGGGTTTTATCTTCTTCAAAGAATTTAACGTGATGATCATGCACTTCTCAGCTGTTTGTGGAGTTTAATTTTGCTGAAACTGGCTAGGGACAGACATTCCTAGTTCTGAGCTGGCTGGGACTCCAAAGACCACTTTGTGAAGAAATTGCCAAGGGGGATTTGCAAAacaattttttgaagtttttatcttgctgatggaaaaaaaaatctgttaatatttttccACTTTCCCTAGAGAAAGCAGGGGTTGCTGCCAGAGAGTTCCTAGCTGAATGTGGGACCTCAtcctggaaggaaggaaggaaggaaggaagggagggagggagggagggaaggaagaagggggaggggaagggaggggaggggagggaaggtcAAAATGCCAGCTATCCTAGCATGACACAGCTGTTTTGCTCTAGCTGTCCAATCATACTGGGCTTCTCCCCTGGTCACAGGAAGTCAGTGTGAAAGAAAGTCTACAAACAGGTCTCCTCTCTGTCAGGGCTTGTGATCTGTGTTAGAATTACTGAGTGAGACCATCAGATTGGGCTGAATGCAAAATGTGTGGCAGGCTCCCTGAGCTTTTCAGAGCACAGCCACAGGTAGAACCAGAACCCCGGGGTATGGCTGTAAGAAGCTGACTCTGAGCTGTAGAAGAATATCTTGCTCCCTATGCCATGTTCCAGAGGCCAAAGCTCAGACCATGAAATTAGGGCCCAAGGGCCGATCTCTCCACTGTCTCTTTTCCTGTGGGCTTCTGATaaatgacatttgagctgagactaCACAAACTTTTCGAGAAGGACTCTGAGCTATTCAAAAATTTGACTCCATGCTTAAAAGTGCTTGGTTCACACTGTGACTGAAATGTTTTGGGGAGTACAAACAGAGATAAAAGATGAGGATTTTAAATGCTTactgtttcttccttctttctgttgtCAGTTCCATGTTTGCCAGCTGCAACCCAGAAAATCCAGAGGAAAAGTTTCAACTTTATACGCAGATTAtcgattttttaaaaagcctgtgCTGTGTTAATACTCAGTTAAAACAGGTAGGACAGAGCAGAGTGCAGTGtgatttccttccctctcttaGGATGGCAAAAGGGCTGTCTCTGTGCAGCCAAAGATGACACCAAAAGGGCCACCGGCTCTGGCAATTCCTTTCATTCTCTCTGGTCTGCCTCCCTGGAAGCCTGAAATGTTCTAGGGAATGGAATTCATCAAGGGATacctggctggggtggggggtggggtgggggagggtgctCCCCAGGTTAGGCCTTGGGACTGGGAGCCCCTAGAAGCAGGGCCcagaccccagggcctggctCTTAGCAGgtatttataaatgttaaatgGATCCTAGGCACCTTTCCGGGAGACTGAGCTGCTTCCTCACCTGCTAGGATCCTGGGGTAATTTCTAGTGTCTGCTTTTGCCAGGCTATTCATTTCTGCTTCCAAAAAGCTGACTAGTGCGGTTTGTgaggggggtgaggtggggtgtcTTGGTCACAAGGTCCGTTCTTATGGCTGTCTTGGGAGAGGGGGGAGATTTGTGCTTCAATAACTAAGGGCAAAGGCCCTTTCAGATTTATAGTCATGGGTTTTCTCGACTGatttaacaaaaatacaaatattgattGAAACAGGCTATAAGATCAGCAAATGTGTGTCTAAAAATAATTAGGATGCCTTTCAACTAAATTAGGCTAAAGTCTAATTTAGCCCCTTTCCCATTTATCTTTCATTCCATTCTGTCAAGACCACTTTGAATCTCCACTTGTTGTGCAATTTGCTGCCCACCCCTTGCCAGTCGTTGGGTGGCCCTTAGCCTCTGTCCCCTCTTTCTCTTGGACACAGTTAAGGTGGTCCACTTTCCAAGCTTTGAGGATGAATTAAAGGGACAAGCTTTGCTTTCCTTATCACCTTCCTCCACATatggcagaaaagaaaaacaaacagggaTTAGAGCACCTATAAAGCAGAGGGGCTCAAACTTGAGTATTTCCAGAAATCACTGGGGTAGCTTTTAGAAACCCAGATTCCTGAATCCCTAAGATTCTCATTCAGTGTTGTGGGAATGGGGACcaggaatatgtatttttcacaAGCTGTTCAAACATCTCTCACAGCCTGTTCTGTTCAACAAATCTTTAGCTTATAAAATGCCTCTGACACCATTTTCAGGGACTTAGgaaaatagaacattttaaacAATATAATCAATTACCTTGCGTGACACAGACCTGAGTGTTTGGAACTCATGGACACCTGACACCTGCTATACTCCAGCTTCCTCTTTTCTCAGCTTTGCTGTTCTCTTTGCCCTGAACAAGGAGCCTGTGTGATTTTCCCAAAGATTATTGCATGATCCCACTTTTTGATACTCTTGCTGCCAGCACAGCCCACTCACTATCATTAGAGCAGGGCAAATGAGAAGTTTCTCCCATACAGGAAAGGCTTCTCTGGGGTCATCCCCCATCTAGCTGTTACCCTTGCAATCAAGACCTAAATTTATGAGATGGTTGACTGGAGTTAAGCGTGCTGCAGGGTCCTCAGGGACCAACCCTTGAGCTGCAGGGCTAACAAGTTACATGGGTCATTTTCTGCTGGGGTGGAGACAGGAAGAGCAAAAGCTCTGGAACATAACTTTAAGGGAAGAGGTAAACAAAAGTCCCAAGAGGTTGGCTGTGGTCATTGCAAAGGGAATAAACATCCCTTGCTAAGACAAACATAGTGCTgcttcttaaaaatgtatttcttaatagTATAATAATAGAGGACATAAAATTCAAAAGTCACCAAAAGATACACAATGAAAAGTTAGTCTCTCTCCTACCAGTGTCCCATGGCTGCTTCCCTAGTCCCCTGGAGACTCAGAGGCAACTGCTGTTACCAGTTTCTTGTACATCCATCCAAAAATATTCTGCAGATacttatatattctttcaaacacAAATGGTATTCTACTCTACACGTAGCTTTGCACCTTGCCCTTTCAAAAATAGTATATCAGTGATATAGAgctatctcatttcatttttaaaaaacagctgcAGGTATTGCATTGTGACGGTGTACCATGAGGTGGTTCACCGTGTGCTATTGATGGTCATTTGGGTCCTTTAAGATTCCCCCTGTCTCTCTTATGGGATCCTGGAAATCCCCAGGATAAAGAAAGAAGCCAATTTTGCTGTATCCAGGAAAAGTCTTACTAGGGGTCATAGAGAGTTGAATGAAATGGAAATTGAACCTTTCCTATGACTGTCTTTACTTCCTGACTGGAAGCTAGAGCTGAAGGTGCAGTTGAAAAGTTGAGGGATAGAGACTGAGGGACTGGGATTTTTCTTCTGCCCTGGAGCCCAGTCCCTTAAATAAAGCGCTTTAACCCTCTTCCACTCTGTGTTTTGCAGGAACCAGCCCTTTCTATGGACGATGAGATGATAATGTTGAGGTGCATGGAGACTTTCGATGATGAAGATTTGTAATGCAGAAAGGCTAGGAAAGGAAttaatgtgggggtgggggcagtttCTGAGTTTAAATGCTGACAGCTAAGGTCACACCTGTCTCAGCCTTCTGGGAATTTTTGGAATGGGCTCTCCCAGAAGCATGttgatgttttctgtttctgattATATAAAGTATTTAAGAGAAGTGTGGCCCCGTGTGTTGGTGTTTCAGGGTGGTTTAGCAGAAGGGGCCAGCCTGCTGTAGGGTGCACAGTAGGCCCTGTTACATTTCTGTTCAGGGGGCATTGGCCAAGCTGAGAACCAGGCCATAGGCCTTCCAAGAAGAGAAATGACACTAGGTATTTGCTACCTTTCCTGGGCTCAGCTGTTGCTCTGGAAGTTTCTCACTTGTTCCTCCTGCATGTTTGAGGGGCCTAGGAAGAGTGCTACAGGACACCAGGGCAGAACCAATTATATCTGCTTCTTCTGGTAATAAAGACAAATGAATGTGGTCCAGGCCTGACCTCACAGTGTCCTACTCGAGTGCTTTTGGAGGAGGCTCTTGGGTAAAGAGTGCATAAATGCTTTGGGCTTgcattatacatacatacaacagaatattagccttcaaaaggaatgaagttggggtGCAACTTCATtcttcagcagtagaattctcgcttgccatgcgggagaccaaggtttggttcctggcccatgcacttccaaaaaaaaagaaaaatcaacaaaatggtgctgagtaatgggatagccacatggaaaaagaattaaatgtgacctgCACCATGTAGCAtacaaaatagtaataaaaaactttaaaacagaatgaagttctgatacatgttactacatggatgaaccttgaggacatcatgttgagtgaaatgtcagacataaagagacagatattgtatgatcctacttacatgaaatagctagaataggcaaattcagagACACAGAAAGAGTACAGGTTAACAAGGGGAGAAGGAATAGGGAATTGATGcaaaatgggtgtagggtttctatttggggtgatggggaAGTAGTgataaaggatggtggtgatggcatgcaacattgtgaatatgattaattcTACTATATTTGGGAGTGGCTGAAATAGGaaagtttttattctttctatatagttccacattttttttaaaaagtgactgaagaaacagtgacaattaaatgtatttcgtgatcctggactggatctaataatggaggagaataggtccaaaggacattattgagacatatgaaaaaattggaacatagactgtaagctttatatcaatgataaaactcttgaacttgataactgtactgaaggtgattacataagttaactatccttgttcttaagaaatgtataGGGAAGTATTAAGTATTCAGCAAGAATGTCTATAACTTACTCTCACATGTTTATAAATAGATAGCAGACAAATGGATAGgattgatagaatgatacagGAGATAAGGCAAAatggtggatctgagtatctgggtGGGGAAGTATATTGGATATCTCTTCTTGAGTTTTGTagtatttttgcaattgtcctgtaagtttgaaagttaaaaaaaaaaaaagcagaagtaacAATAGATTtggcaaaagcaaaaacaatagaATTGAATCTCAGCTCTCCTCACCTTCAtctcagtgttttctttttcagtaaatTAGTGAAGGGGAACATTTTCATTGTCATTGTTTTAAGGAGAAAGGAAGTATGAAGAGCTCTAGCCAACCACCAAAGAATTAGAAATACAAATACGAAACAAGCCCAAAGAGTTCACAGCATTGGTCATGAACATCAGTTCTAGGTCATACCTGGAGAAGGAAGAACAATAGGGGGCAAGTTTGAAGGCTGGAAGACTGGAAGAGACAGAGGTGGAGAAGGGAGACTGGGAGGCCTCTAGCTTTAGGCACTGTGAAGATTGGGTTCTGGGGTCAACttgccaagtgatgatgcccagttgtctggtcaggcaagctctggcctgatggttactgcaaggatatttcatagctggtcGATAAAcgagaaggctggtgtattagattatcagtcagttgattgcatctatggctgattacatctgtgatcaactaaggtgcgcctcccacaacaagataatccaatcagttgaaggtttttaaggaaggagagagactctttcactgcttcttcagcgagcaagcctctcctgtggagttcatccagaacctttcatcagagctgccagcttcacatcctacccttcagattttggacttttcctttcCCGTAGtagcatgagacacctttataaatctcatatttacagatctacTGGTTCTGTTTCACTAGATAACCCTTACTAACACAGCTTgttactgggagtggttcttgagaaacagaatcttaaaaatagttttttacaattggttttctacgtAGACTAGACTCCGGAGGCTCTAATAACTCTGTTTCCAAAaatcaagatgacactgacattccatggggtgagttgacaAGAGAGTCACTCAAAATATCAatattagattctgctaattgtacacttatatgaggcaaggctctgggtgagaatgttttgaaaacctttatggaattttgtggaattaagaggtataatgatgttggctcaTTGTTGTTAGTTACACTGGGTAcaatgatgagggaaagggatgaagtGGAGGCTTCAAATTTGTACCTTTTAAGCACTGTATGAACGATGTAagagtttccatgtgtgccctgtaagaaaatcttatttcctgtgatcgcagacttgagatctctgaaagccagacacaaagcctcactGTGCAAATAGCAGAtttaaaacataaactaaaatctcaaccttgtagTTTATcttctgttaaagtaagggctttgactgGAAAACAAtaggatcctgaaatgtgggatggtaaTAATATATGGCTTTATAATGATGCAATGGGGAGACAAGATCCCTGGAGTCTGCTGAGCCTTtcctagatagacctgtaatggactgccctgagcaAAGAGCTTccagacctccagcctgccttggggAAACAACTTTCTGGTCTCCATTCTCCCCaaaggagtctgccatccaacctttACCTAATGAAATCAGactttcagtgcctgctaaccctgtaaccacctcccctggggaaccaGCCCTCATTCCTCCCTGGaatgactaatcctgtttcaccagctgaaactgcaatggaatgccctgaggtaattggcttgaaagacacatttcttttcatgacccactcccatgagccctcttttcttcaagatttataactaaactacagaccaacaggccctgaaaggtgaggtacaaagtgtgctCCATGAGGAAGtatactatactccaaaagaactgcatgagttttccaatctataaaggcagaaatcaggggaatatgtgtgggaatgaatactaatggtgtgggataatggtggaaggaatataaagttgaatcaagctgaatttattaatatgagcccactaagcagagattctgcattctgTATTGTAGCTTGAGGTGTTACACAGGGCatgaacagtttgtttggatggctggATGAAACCTGGGTCAAAAGGTATCTGACAtaacctgaggttgaaatgccagaactgcc
This window contains:
- the STRA8 gene encoding stimulated by retinoic acid gene 8 protein homolog, coding for MMATPGEGSDPSGRTTPGATVQLPELEPRVVRRRLSQARHRATLAGLFSNLRKTVYSHSDLTASKWQVLNKAKNHIQELEQTLDNLLKLKESFNLEDGNASNLEEVKEEYAIIYSRNYSMASDTACLKGCSTRCLAEDAEKDFEEEEDQEEDEEDQEDEEEEEDEKKVELIYPPVTLSPDLMEFERYLKFYKQTMDLLTGKGIVSSQEAMLPIVSAAISHLWQNLSEEKKANLLLAWAQQYGDLPGLEEAYQKPACTEGSLKDSGVDSQGASCSLISTPEEVLFEDAFDVASFLDKSEVPGTSSSSSMFASCNPENPEEKFQLYTQIIDFLKSLCCVNTQLKQEPALSMDDEMIMLRCMETFDDEDL